The Apibacter raozihei genome contains a region encoding:
- a CDS encoding SusD/RagB family nutrient-binding outer membrane lipoprotein, protein MKKIITYITSIVMLSCTISCDNDFENINKNPNQPEKVPGYTTFSFGTRYFVDNTRDEWGSGRMVLPWVQYWAQNNYTEEDRYQYREGSNSNLWKSYYMAANNIKQSILLVEADPEANSLYGAPQNQIAAARIMLSYIFMQLTDTYGNVPYWSYGGRDNSDFQALQVALYKTPKFATQEIIYTDILKELKEASLQLDVSKTVSTGDNIYKGNALKWKKFANSLRLRIANRLKEVLPDAQTEINNALSEGVFTSNDDNAILSYGTSSQDANPMWYAYFVNNRTDFNVANTFVDLLKGKLGNFGPDPRLQKFVSPKSASITDVKNNSYTSSTNVDDYEGMPYGVNSAMATEVYTASTISFPSYDILNISRGEVLMEYAEVQFILSELTGWSDSYYKAGVQASLEKWGVSSADITTYVSALPAVSQENVLTQKYIALYMQPHEAWAEYRRTGYPKTLLLPNKTYTLPANPTYPTGTVYTFTSLVSGMTDLPTRIPYPTHLATQNTVNYNEAIKQMGGNDMKTVKLIWDKN, encoded by the coding sequence ATGAAAAAAATAATTACATATATTACATCTATCGTAATGCTATCATGTACGATATCGTGCGATAATGATTTTGAAAATATTAATAAAAATCCAAATCAGCCTGAAAAAGTACCGGGCTACACAACATTTAGTTTCGGAACCCGTTATTTCGTTGATAATACACGTGATGAATGGGGCTCTGGGCGTATGGTTCTGCCTTGGGTTCAATATTGGGCTCAAAACAATTATACAGAAGAAGATCGCTATCAATATAGAGAAGGTTCTAATTCCAATTTGTGGAAATCATACTACATGGCAGCTAATAATATAAAACAATCAATATTATTGGTTGAAGCAGATCCAGAAGCTAACTCTTTGTATGGTGCTCCCCAAAATCAAATTGCAGCAGCTAGAATTATGCTTAGCTACATATTTATGCAATTAACAGATACTTACGGGAATGTACCTTACTGGTCTTACGGAGGACGCGACAATTCTGATTTTCAAGCTCTTCAAGTAGCTTTGTATAAAACTCCCAAATTTGCAACTCAAGAAATTATTTATACAGATATATTGAAAGAGCTTAAAGAAGCTTCTTTACAATTAGATGTATCTAAAACTGTATCGACAGGAGATAACATTTATAAAGGAAATGCCTTGAAATGGAAAAAATTTGCGAACTCACTTCGTTTAAGGATAGCCAATAGACTTAAGGAGGTTCTTCCAGATGCACAAACAGAAATAAATAATGCGCTTAGTGAAGGAGTATTTACTTCTAATGATGATAACGCTATTCTTAGTTATGGTACATCAAGTCAAGATGCCAACCCTATGTGGTATGCGTATTTTGTAAATAATCGTACTGACTTTAATGTAGCTAATACTTTTGTAGATTTATTAAAAGGAAAATTAGGTAACTTTGGACCAGATCCTAGATTACAAAAATTTGTTTCTCCTAAATCTGCATCTATTACAGATGTTAAAAATAATTCATATACAAGTTCTACAAACGTTGACGATTATGAGGGAATGCCTTATGGTGTAAATAGTGCAATGGCAACAGAAGTATATACTGCATCTACCATTTCCTTTCCTAGCTACGATATTTTAAATATTAGCAGAGGAGAAGTTTTAATGGAGTATGCAGAAGTTCAATTTATTCTTTCTGAACTTACTGGATGGAGTGATTCTTATTATAAAGCAGGAGTACAAGCATCATTGGAAAAATGGGGAGTATCATCAGCGGATATCACTACGTACGTAAGTGCCTTACCAGCAGTATCTCAAGAAAACGTTTTAACTCAAAAATATATAGCTTTATATATGCAGCCTCATGAAGCTTGGGCTGAATATAGAAGAACAGGCTATCCTAAAACCTTATTACTACCCAATAAAACATATACTTTACCAGCGAATCCAACATATCCTACTGGAACTGTATATACCTTTACATCTTTGGTGTCAGGTATGACAGATTTGCCAACAAGGATACCTTATCCAACTCATTTAGCAACCCAAAATACGGTTAATTACAATGAAGCAATTAAACAAATGGGAGGTAACGATATGAAAACAGTCAAACTTATTTGGGATAAAAATTAA
- a CDS encoding 3'(2'),5'-bisphosphate nucleotidase CysQ family protein: MKNLLNLAVKAAIESSKEVLKLYADGFSVTLKEDNSPVTTADLKAQEIIFKYLSETNIPILSEEGEKEIHTQLSKWSQYWCVDPIDGTKEFVNKTDEYCISIGLITPDTSMLGVLAAPSLGSFYFAADGVGSYKWKGRYEDLYLLLEKDLIIDELLNNSVCLKPSPYLKQNPYIFLTSRSHFSNVDEEYYHELKNQFADIKMIQMGSAVKIAWVAEGKAQEYARLSPVNFWDIAGGHAIAKYAGLEIVDYNSKDSVNYKNTENLKISGYILKNK, translated from the coding sequence ATGAAAAATTTATTGAACCTTGCGGTCAAAGCTGCAATTGAATCTTCTAAAGAGGTGTTAAAACTATATGCAGATGGCTTTTCCGTTACCCTAAAAGAAGATAATTCACCGGTAACAACAGCTGATCTGAAAGCACAAGAAATTATATTTAAATATTTATCAGAAACAAATATTCCTATTCTTAGTGAAGAGGGAGAAAAAGAAATTCATACTCAATTAAGCAAATGGAGCCAGTATTGGTGTGTTGATCCTATTGACGGAACTAAAGAATTTGTTAACAAAACAGATGAATATTGTATATCAATAGGTCTAATAACTCCGGATACTTCCATGTTAGGCGTTTTAGCAGCCCCTTCTTTAGGTTCTTTTTATTTTGCCGCAGATGGAGTAGGGAGTTACAAATGGAAAGGTAGATATGAAGATTTATATTTATTACTTGAAAAAGATTTGATTATTGATGAATTATTAAACAATTCTGTTTGTTTAAAGCCCTCTCCTTATTTGAAGCAAAATCCGTATATTTTTTTGACAAGTCGATCACATTTTAGTAACGTCGATGAGGAATATTACCATGAGTTAAAAAATCAATTTGCTGATATAAAGATGATACAAATGGGAAGTGCTGTGAAAATTGCATGGGTAGCAGAAGGTAAGGCTCAGGAATATGCACGGTTAAGTCCTGTAAATTTCTGGGATATAGCTGGCGGTCATGCCATAGCTAAATATGCAGGTTTAGAAATAGTTGATTATAATTCCAAAGATTCAGTAAATTATAAAAATACTGAAAATTTAAAAATTTCGGGTTATATACTTAAAAATAAATAA
- a CDS encoding SusC/RagA family TonB-linked outer membrane protein yields the protein MRINRIFLGFSFVFLSSILWAQMKTITGKVLGVDGTPQSDVSVTIKGTTQSVYTDETGQFSIEAEPGQTIEIASFNDEKSSFVVGNQNFYDVKLHATAVTSANPTTSKGETELEGVVVTALNITRDKKSLGYAIQAVSGDDISKTRESNPINSLSGKVAGLQIVNNSGTLGGSTQIRLRGMRSLSQSNKPLIVVDGIPLIDENINSSATQRGAGGIDYGDSFGDINPDDIESMSVLKGATAAALYGSRAMNGAIMITTKKAKRGKTDITLNSGIIIDKVYKMPRHQKLYGGGSSSQFKTQNINGTDYLLVDYKTDESWGPKYDPNKYVLNWNAFDPEFSEDYLVAKPWTYPKNDYKDYFKTGITYNNGISISRSIENTNVRVGYNNTKSTGITPNSELNKNALSMNLNTKLNDRLKLDASAAYTVTKGFNRPEVGYGDNSIMQKMFQFGQTSLDYKDLQKYQLANGVQRPWNRTSWNDATPAYSDNPYWTAYKNTNQDKRDRLYGTAGLTYDLTSDIYVNGKVMLDTYSTNTENRTAMYSQSTSKYITSERKYTELNYEATIHFDKNLGNFSINSFAGANRRDFRARYVEGQTRGGLIVADLYNLSNSVETPAILNSKRKKRVNSLFYSLSLGYDNFVFLETTGRNDWSSSLSSANNSFFYPSVSSSFVLTRYIKTTWLDFLKVRAGYSEVRNDTDAYQLSDTYLNSESAFPNYGTNFLGNPWYWVSRVAKNPNLKPEKLESLEFGLEFQLLKNRISGDISYYKTITKDLITTVPLDGSAGVPWASMNSGKLLNQGVEVSLNINPIRTKDFRWDFNYNFSKSDNEIKSLAQGLTSLTIASAPFNVAVAALPGYRYGQIYGTDYVYLNGKRVVNSNGVYKKTSSPVALGSILPDFTMTFRNSFSYKNWSLGVQVDWQKGGKYFSTTHLFGMYSGILPETAANGIRENGIVLDGVKEDGSVNDINISARSYGQQFYSGPDAQNVFDADFVKLREVSLSYTLPGKYLGEAINSITFSAFGRNLFAWGLAWNSIDPEVANYGSGNASGIEGGSLPTTRSFGFNVQVKF from the coding sequence ATGAGAATAAACCGAATTTTCTTAGGATTTTCGTTTGTTTTTCTAAGCTCTATTCTATGGGCTCAGATGAAAACGATTACAGGAAAAGTACTGGGTGTTGATGGTACACCACAAAGTGATGTGTCTGTTACCATAAAAGGTACCACACAATCTGTCTATACCGATGAGACAGGTCAGTTTTCAATTGAAGCCGAACCAGGACAAACTATTGAAATTGCTTCATTTAATGATGAAAAATCAAGCTTTGTTGTAGGCAATCAAAATTTTTATGATGTAAAGTTACATGCAACTGCAGTAACATCTGCAAATCCTACTACATCTAAAGGTGAGACAGAACTTGAAGGAGTCGTAGTAACCGCTCTTAACATCACAAGGGATAAAAAGTCACTTGGATATGCGATACAAGCTGTAAGTGGTGATGACATCTCCAAGACAAGAGAGTCAAATCCTATTAACTCGCTTTCCGGAAAAGTTGCAGGGTTGCAGATTGTTAATAATAGTGGAACATTAGGTGGCTCTACTCAGATTCGTTTAAGAGGTATGAGATCTTTGTCTCAATCAAATAAACCTCTAATTGTTGTTGATGGTATACCCCTAATTGATGAAAATATTAACAGTTCAGCTACACAAAGAGGAGCTGGAGGTATAGATTATGGAGATTCGTTTGGTGATATAAATCCAGATGATATAGAATCTATGTCAGTTTTAAAAGGTGCAACGGCGGCTGCATTATATGGTTCAAGAGCTATGAACGGAGCCATCATGATTACGACAAAAAAAGCTAAAAGAGGAAAAACCGACATAACATTAAATTCTGGTATTATTATAGATAAAGTTTATAAAATGCCTAGACATCAAAAACTATATGGAGGAGGAAGTAGTAGCCAGTTTAAAACACAAAACATTAACGGTACAGACTATTTGTTAGTTGATTACAAGACAGATGAATCATGGGGACCTAAATATGATCCTAACAAATATGTTTTAAATTGGAATGCTTTTGACCCTGAATTTTCTGAAGATTATTTAGTAGCAAAACCTTGGACATACCCTAAAAATGATTATAAAGATTACTTTAAAACCGGTATAACCTATAATAACGGTATATCTATCAGTAGAAGTATCGAAAATACAAATGTAAGAGTTGGTTATAATAATACTAAATCCACTGGTATTACTCCAAACTCAGAGTTAAATAAAAATGCTTTATCTATGAATTTAAACACTAAATTAAATGATAGATTAAAGCTGGACGCTTCTGCTGCTTATACTGTTACTAAAGGGTTCAACAGACCTGAAGTTGGCTACGGAGATAATAGTATTATGCAGAAAATGTTTCAATTTGGTCAAACTTCATTAGATTACAAAGATTTACAAAAATACCAATTAGCGAACGGAGTCCAACGACCTTGGAACAGAACCTCATGGAATGATGCAACACCTGCATATTCTGATAATCCATATTGGACAGCGTATAAAAATACAAATCAAGATAAAAGAGATAGACTTTACGGAACTGCTGGCTTAACTTATGATTTAACTAGTGATATTTATGTCAATGGTAAAGTAATGTTAGATACTTATTCTACGAATACTGAAAACAGAACTGCTATGTACTCGCAGTCAACATCAAAATATATAACTTCTGAAAGAAAATATACAGAATTAAATTACGAAGCAACTATTCATTTTGATAAAAATTTAGGAAATTTCTCAATTAATTCTTTTGCAGGAGCAAATAGAAGAGATTTCAGAGCTAGATACGTAGAAGGACAAACTCGTGGAGGTTTGATAGTTGCTGATTTATATAATTTATCTAACTCTGTGGAAACCCCTGCTATTCTAAATTCTAAAAGAAAGAAAAGAGTAAATAGCTTATTTTATTCATTAAGTTTAGGTTATGATAATTTCGTTTTCTTAGAAACGACTGGAAGAAATGACTGGTCATCATCCCTATCTTCTGCAAACAACTCGTTTTTTTATCCTTCAGTTTCCTCAAGTTTTGTGTTAACAAGATATATAAAAACTACTTGGCTTGATTTCTTAAAAGTACGTGCTGGATACTCAGAAGTTAGAAATGATACTGATGCTTATCAATTATCGGATACTTACTTGAACTCTGAATCAGCATTTCCAAATTATGGGACTAACTTTTTAGGAAATCCATGGTACTGGGTTTCAAGAGTTGCAAAAAATCCAAATCTAAAACCTGAAAAATTAGAATCTCTTGAGTTTGGATTGGAATTTCAATTATTAAAAAATAGAATTAGCGGAGATATTTCGTATTATAAAACAATAACTAAAGACTTAATTACAACCGTACCTCTAGATGGTTCTGCTGGAGTTCCATGGGCCAGTATGAATTCAGGTAAATTACTTAATCAAGGAGTTGAGGTTTCTTTAAACATCAACCCTATTAGAACTAAAGATTTTAGATGGGATTTTAACTATAATTTCTCTAAATCAGATAATGAAATTAAATCACTAGCACAGGGCTTAACTTCATTAACAATAGCTTCAGCTCCATTTAACGTCGCTGTTGCAGCTTTACCAGGATATCGTTATGGACAGATTTATGGAACTGACTATGTTTATTTAAATGGAAAAAGAGTGGTGAATTCAAATGGAGTTTATAAAAAAACATCTTCACCAGTAGCTTTAGGCTCTATTTTGCCTGATTTTACTATGACATTTAGAAATAGTTTTTCATATAAAAACTGGAGTTTAGGTGTACAGGTTGATTGGCAGAAAGGAGGAAAATATTTTTCAACTACCCATTTATTTGGAATGTATTCAGGAATATTACCTGAAACTGCTGCCAACGGTATCCGCGAAAACGGTATAGTTTTAGATGGTGTAAAAGAAGATGGTTCAGTTAATGATATAAATATAAGCGCAAGGAGTTATGGTCAACAATTTTATAGCGGTCCAGATGCTCAAAATGTTTTTGATGCAGATTTTGTAAAACTTAGAGAAGTATCGTTATCATATACATTGCCTGGTAAATATTTAGGAGAAGCAATTAATTCAATAACTTTTTCTGCATTCGGTAGAAACTTATTTGCTTGGGGATTAGCATGGAACTCAATAGATCCTGAGGTAGCTAATTACGGTAGTGGAAATGCATCCGGTATTGAAGGAGGTTCTTTACCTACAACCAGATCTTTTGGATTTAATGTTCAAGTTAAATTTTAA
- a CDS encoding adenine phosphoribosyltransferase, which translates to MKDLLKEIDNHIARVQDFPKQGIGYKDISPLFLNPELCTQVIQLFADYSRGKVDAVCGIESRGFLFGIQIARELNVPFILVRKAGKLPPPVVSQEYELEYGKAKIEIKEGYIKSGQRILVHDDVLATGGTAQACAELIEKCGGTVSQFSFLIALSFLNGKEELLKYTNDIQVILDY; encoded by the coding sequence ATGAAAGACTTACTTAAAGAAATTGATAATCATATTGCAAGAGTTCAGGATTTCCCAAAACAGGGAATAGGATATAAAGATATATCTCCTTTATTTTTAAATCCGGAATTATGTACTCAGGTAATTCAATTGTTTGCTGATTACAGCCGGGGAAAAGTGGATGCTGTATGTGGAATTGAAAGCCGGGGATTTTTATTTGGAATACAAATAGCCAGAGAATTAAATGTTCCTTTTATATTAGTTAGAAAAGCGGGTAAGTTACCGCCGCCTGTAGTATCTCAGGAATATGAATTGGAATATGGAAAGGCTAAAATTGAGATAAAAGAAGGCTACATCAAATCCGGACAAAGGATCTTAGTTCATGATGATGTATTGGCCACAGGAGGAACAGCTCAGGCTTGTGCTGAATTAATTGAAAAATGCGGGGGAACAGTTTCACAGTTTAGTTTTTTAATTGCTTTGTCATTTTTGAATGGAAAAGAAGAACTACTAAAATATACAAATGATATCCAAGTTATATTAGACTATTAA